The nucleotide window GGGCCTCGCCCCCGCCTGCGCCGAGGCAGGGGTGATGGGCGCGCTGCCGGGCGTTGTCGGCGCGATGATGGCCGCCGAGGCGATCAAGGAGATTACCGGCGCCGGGCAATCGCTGCGGGGGCGGCTGCTGATCTATGATGCGCTTTGGGGCGAGAACCGGACGATGGCACTGAAACGCCGGGCGGGGTGTACGGTGTGTGGGGGCGTGGGTCCGGCGGGGTGAGGGGGCTCTCAGACTGGTCTCCGCTTCAAGCCCCAAGAGCCATTCTTCCTTGCCCGCAACGGTTCCGCGTAGATCTCCGGTGGAGGTAAGCCGCATCATAAAGCGCCGAGAACTTCTGGTGCTCGCCCAGCCGGCGGACGGGCACTGCCCTCTGACTGACTTCGACAACGCCCCCGCTGGACAGCCCGCAGCCCCGGGCCTACCCTTGCCCAAACCCCGTCGCCGACAGGAGATCCCGATGCGCCGCCTTGCCGCCCTCGCCGCCCTGATGCTCGCCCCCACCGCCGCCTTGGCCGACCTGCCCGATCTGGCGGGGCGCGAGGTGGTCGTCGTCACCGAAAACGCCTATCCGCCGCTGCAATTTCTCGACAGCTCGGGCAAGGCCATCGGCTGGGAATATGACGCGATGGACGAGATCGCCAAGCGGCTGAACATGACGGTGCGCTACGAGAATTCCAGCTGGGACGCGATGATCCCGGCCATTTCCGAGGCGCAGTATGATATCGGCATGACCGGCATCACCATCCGCGACGACCGCAAGGAGATGGTGGATTTCTCCGACCCCTACATGCGCTCCGAGATGGTGATGATGGTGCGTGGGGATGAAACCCGCTTCTCCGATGCGCCCGGCTTTGCTGCCGATCCGGCGCTGCTGATGGCCGCGCAGCCCGGCACCACGCCCTTCTACGTGGGCGTCTATGAGGTGCTGGACGGGGATGAGGCGAACCCGCGGATCAAGCTGTTTGAAACCTTTGGCGCCGGGGTCGCCGCGCTGCGCTCCGGCGATGTCGATCTGGTGCTGACCGATGGCACCTCGGGCAACGGATATGTCGCCGCGTCCGAGGGCGCGCTGAAGCTGGTGGGCACGCCGCTCGGGACCGAGGATTTCGGCTTCATCTTCCCCACGGGCTCGGACCTCGTGGCGCCGGTCAATGCGGCGATTGCCGATATGGCCGCCGATGGCACGCTGGAGGCGCTGAACACCCGCTGGTTCCTCGACTTCAAGATGGGCGAGTGACCGCGCCCCAGCCCAAGCCATGCTGACCCCCCGCGATCCCGCCAAGGAATTTCCCTGGTGGCTGGCCCTCGTGCTGGCTGCCGGTCTGTGGCTGTTCTGGCAGGCCTTTGCCGATCCGGCGCAGCGGCAGGTGTTGCAGCTCTTGTGGCGGGGGATCGGCGTCACGCTGATGGTGACGGCCGTCGCCTATCTGTCGGCCTGCGTGCTTGGCCTGCTGCTGGCGCTGGCGGTGCTGGCGCGGAACCGGATCCTGCGACAGGCGGCGCGGCTCTATATCGAGGTGGTGCGCGGCATCCCGATCCTGGTGCTGCTGCTCTACATGGCCTTCGTGGTGGTGCCGGCGGCCGTAGCGGGGTGGAACTGGCTGGCCGCCCACCTGGGTCTGCCGCCGCTCATGACCCGCGACGTGCCGCTGCTGTGGCGGGCGGTGCTGGCGCTGACCGTCGCCTATTCCGCCTTCCTGGCCGAGATCTTCCGCGCCGGGCTGCAATCGGTCAGCCCCGGCCAGATCGAGGCGGCCGAGAGCCTGGGCCTGACCCGCTGGATGCGCTTTCGCATGGTGGTGTTCCCGCAGGCCTTCCGGGTGATCCTGCCGCCGCTTGGCAATGACCTGGTGGCGATGGTCAAGGATTCCTCGCTGGTCTCGGTGCTTGGCGTCGCGGATGTGACCCAGCTTGGCAAGCTCGCCGCCGCCAGCAACTTCCGCTATTTCGAGACCTACAACATGGTGGCGCTGGTCTACCTGACCATGACGCTGACCCTGTCCCTGCTGCTGCGTCGGCTGGAAGCGCGCCTGCGCAAGCGCGGGTGAAGGGCTGGACCTCGCCGCGGGCCGCGCCTAGCTTGGCGCTAACAAGGAGTTCCCCCATGACGCAAGATAACCCGCTGCTCGCCCCCTGGACCGGCGCGTTCGACCTGCCGCCCTTCGCCGCGATCACCGATGACGACTTCGCCCCCGCCTTCGAGGCCGGCTTGGCCGAGGCCCGCGTCCGCATCGCCGAGATCGCCGGCAACCCGGAGCCCGCCACCTTCGCCAATACCATCGCCGCGCTGGAGCTGGCCGAAACCACGCTCGACCGGGTGGCAGGCGTCTTCTACAATCTCGCCGGCGCCGACAGCACCGAGGCGCGTGAGGCGCTGCAGCGCGACCTTGCGCCGAAGATGTCGGCCTTCTCCTCCGAAGTCACCATGAACCGCGCGCTCTTCGCCCGGATCGAGGATCTGTGGCAGCGGCGGGAGGGGCTGGGGCTGAACGCAGAAGAGTCAAGGGTTCTGGAGCTTTACCGGCGGATGTTCATCCGGGCGGGGGCCCAGTTGCAGGGTGAGGCGGCCGACCGGATGGCGGCGGTGAAGCAGCGGCTTGCCGTGCTCTCCACCCGCTTCAGCCAGAACGTGCTGGCCGATGAGCGTGGCTGGTCGATGCCGCTGGCCGAGGCCGACCTCGAGGGCCTGCCCGATTTCGTGATCGCCAGCGCCAGGGCCGCGGCCGAGGAACGCGGTCAGCCCGGCCATGTGCTGACCCTGAACCGCTCGCTGATCGTGCCCTTCCTACAATTCTCGCCCCGCCGCGACCTGCGCGAGATCGCCTTCGCGGCCTGGGGCGCGCGGGGCGCCTCGGGCGGCGACACCGACAACCGCGCCGTGGCCGCCGAGATCCTGGCCTTGCGCGAGGAACGCGCCAAGCTGCTCGGCTATGCCAGCTTCGCCGCCTACAAGCTGGAGCCGGAAATGGCCAAGACCCCGGCCGCGGTGCGGAACCTGCTGATGCAGGTCTGGGCCCCGGCCCGCGCCAGGGCCGAGGCGGATGCGGCGATCCTGGAAGGGATGATGCACGCGGACGGCATCAACGGCACGCTGGAACCCTGGGACTGGCGCTTCTACGCCGAAGGCCGCCGCCGCACCGAGCATGACCTCGACGAGGCGGCGCTGAAGCCGTTCCTGTCGCTCGATGCAATGATCGGCGCGCAATTCGACGTGGCGAACCGGCTGTTCGGGCTGGAGTTCCGGCCGCTCGACACGCCCCTCTACCACCCCGACGCCCGCGCCTGGGAAGTCACGCGGAACGGCCGCCACATGGCGGTGTTCATCGGCGACTACTTCGCCCGCGGTTCCAAACGCTCTGGCGCCTGGTGCTCGGCCATGCGCAGCCAGCGCAAACTGGGGGCCGATGTGCGCCCGGTGGTGGTGAACGTGTGCAACTTCGCCAAGGGCGATCCGGCGCTGCTGAGCTATGACGATGCCCGCACCCTGTTCCACGAATTCGGCCACGCGCTGCACCAGATGCTGTCGGATGTGACCTATCCGCTGATCTCGGGCACCTCGGTTGCGCGCGACTTCGTGGAACTGCCCAGCCAGCTCTACGAACACTGGCTCGAAGTGCCCGAGGTGCTGGAGAAACACGCCCGCCACTGGCAGACCGGCGCGCCGATGCCGCGGGACATGCTGGACCGCCTGCTGGCCGCCGGTACCTATGGCCAGGGCTTTGCCACGGTGGAATATGTCGCCTCGGCGCTGGTGGACCTTGCCTTCCACGAAGGCGCGGCCCCCGCCGACCCGATGGAGATGCAGGCCCGCGTGCTGGCGGATCTGGGCCTGCCCCATGCCATCAGGATGCGCCACGCCACCCCGCATTTCACCCATGTCTTTTCGGGGGACGGTTATTCCTCGGGCTATTACAGCTACATGTGGTCCGAGGTGATGGATGCCGACGCCTTCGCCGCCTTCCAGGAGGCGGGCGACGTGTTCGACCCTGAAACTGCCGCGAAGCTGGAAAGGTTCATCCTGTCGGCGGGGGGCTCGCAGGAGGCCGAAGCGCTCTACACCGCCTTCCGCGGCCGCCTGCCCGGAGTGGAGGCACTGCTCAAGGGTCGGGGCCTGCTCGACGCCGCCTGAGCCTCTTCTTGCTGGGGGAAATATCCTCGGGGGGCGCGGGGGGCAGAAGGCCCCCCGCCTTCTTTTGTATATGGGCGGGGCAGAAGGCCCCCAGCCTTCCTTTACCCCCGCGCCACATCCTTGTGGATGATGACGTCGCATTGCGGATAGGCCAGCAGGATCGTGCGCCGCAGCCCGGCGCCGATGTCATGGGCCTCGCGCAGGGTCAGGTCGCCATCGAGCTCGATATGCAGGTGCACGAAGACCCGGCTGCCGGCGGTGCGGGTCTTCAGGTCATGGAACCCGCGCACCTCGGGCCAGGCGCGGGTGAGTTCGACAATGCCGGCCACCAGTTCGGGATCTGCGGCGCGGTCCATCAGCGCGTCCCAGGCGCCCTTGCCGATACGGGTGGCGCCCAGAACCATGCCGGCGCCCGCCGCCAGCGCCACCACGGAGTCGATCTGCCCCAGCCCGAACCTGGCCGAGGCCCACAGCGCCAGGATCGCGCCGATATTGGGCAGGAGATCGCCGAGGTAATGCAGCGAATCCGCGGCCACCACCCGGTTGCGGGTACGCCGGGCCACCCGGCGTTGCCAGACCACCAGCCCCAGCGTCAGCACCACAGAGAAGGCCATCACCGCGATGCCCTCGGCCTGCGCCCCCAGCGGGGCCGGGGCGTCCGACAGCAGCCGCGCCGCCGCGGCCCAGCCGATGACGATGCCCGATACCGCAATGAAGACCGACTGCCCCAGTGCCACCAGATCCTCGGCGGAGGAGTGGCCGAAGGCATGGTCCTCATCGGGCGGGCGCGCGGCGTAGATCATCGCCGCCAGCCCCGCGACCGATACCATCAGGTCCATTGCGCTGTCGGCCAGCGAGGCCGCGACCGACAGTGCCCCGGTCGCCGACAGCGCCCAGAGCTTTGCCAGCACCAGCACCGTCGCCACGGTGACAGAGGCAAGGCCCGCGGATAGGTTCAGCCGCAGCATGGGGTTCTTGGCTGTCATGGGGTGGCCTTTTCGACTCGGTCCCGCTGCAGCCACTCTGCCGCGGAACGCCGGACTATTCGACCAGTTCGTTCGGGTCCACACCCCAAAGTGCAGATTTTTCCACCCAGCCGCGCTGGCCGCCGGCATTGATCTTGCACCAATCGGGCCCGCATTGCTCCAACCTGGCGATCACCCCGGCCATTGCCCGTGCCAGCACCGGCGCACCGGCCGAGTCGCGTGCGCGCAGATCCGCCGACTCTGCGTTGATGACCACGGTCCGCACGCCCGAGATCAGCGAGTAATGCACCCAGCCCCCGGCGCCGTCCCGGTCCTCGACCCGGCGCCAATGCCCGAATTCCGCGGTGACCTTCAGCGGCATGTCGCGGTGGCGGAACACCCAGTCGATCCGGTGCGATAGCGAGGGGCCACGGCGGGCATTGCCCTCTGACGCTTTCAGCGACACGAAGCGTGGCAACGGCAGGTTGGTGACCGGCCCGCGGCCCTCGGGCGTGCCCTGCTGCGGGGCGGTTCCTGCCGCAAGGGCCTCGGCCTCGGCATCGGTAATGGTTTCGGGTTCGAGTCCCGCCTCTTGCAGCGCGGCAGAGCCGTCTTGCGCCCAAACCGCACCCGCTGGCGCCATCAGGGCCGCCAGAACTGCCGTCATTGCCAGGAAACCCTGTCCAGCCCGCATCGTCATGCCTGCCGCCCGCCCGTTTCTGCCTTGGTTTCGGGATGTCGTGCCGGATCCGGCCCGCATCCTCTTTACGCAGATCAGACCATGTGGCGGCGTGAAAGGCCAGCGCCGACCGCCCCACAGCGTGTTCTGGCACGGGGTGTGTCCCAAGGGCGCCAGCAGCGGCATTCCAGCGCGGAGGGTGGCGCGACGTTTTTGCCAAGTTTTCCCCTTGATCCCGCAATAATATTGCGAGAGTAATGCGGGGCAACTCGCCTGCTGCACTGCAATATCCGCATGCGGCACTCCCGAGACCCCTGACGAGCGGAAGACCGACATGTCGAAGCAAAAACTCAGCGTCGTGGTGACCCGGCGCCTGCCCGAAGTTGTGGAATCCCGGATGAAGGATCTGTTCGACGTCGAGTTGAACGCAACCGACACGAGGATGACGCGCGACGAGCTTGCCGCGGCGATGCGCCGCGCCGATGTGCTGGTGCCGACGCTCAGCGACCAGATCGACGCGAACATGCTGGCGCAGGCCGGCGAGAAGCTGAAACTGATCGCCAATTTCGGAGCGGGGGTGGACCACATTGATGTCTCCAGCGCCCGCCAGCGCGGGGTACTGGTGTCGAACACCCCCGGCGTCTCGGCCGACGATACCGCCGACATGGCGATGGCGCTGATCCTGGGCGTCATCCGGCGCATCCCCGAAGGCATGGCGGTGATGCAGACCGGCCGTTGGCAGGGCTGGTCGCCCACCGCGTTTCTGGGCGGGCGGGTCGGCGGGCGCCGGCTTGGCATCCTGGGTATGGGCCGGATCGGCCTTGCGGTGGCGCGGCGGGCAAAGGCCTTCGGGATGCAGATCCACTACCACAACCGCAAGCGCCTGCGCCCCGAGGTCGAGGCAGAGGTGGACGCGACCTGGTGGGAAAGCCTCGACCAGATGCTGGCGCGCATGGATGTGGTCTCGGTCAACTGCCCGCATACGCCCTCGACTTTCCACCTGCTGAACGCGCGGCGGCTGAAGCTGATGAAGCCCACGGCGGTGGTGGTCAACACCTCGCGCGGCGAGGTGATCGACGAGAACGCGCTGACGCGTATGCTGCGCGCGGGCGAGATCGCGGGCGCCGGGCTCGACGTGTTCGAGCACGGGCATGAGATCAACCCCCGCCTGCGCGAATTGCCCAACGTGGTGCTGGTGCCGCATATGGGCTCGGCCACGGTCGAGGGCAGGGTCGAGATGGGCGAGAAAGTCATCATCAATATCAAGACTTTCGCCGACGGTCACCGCCCGCCGGATCTGGTGGTGCCCGGGCTGTTGTGATCGCGGTATCCTGACCCCGGGCGCCGGGGCTGGCGCTTGTTCGCGCGGGATGCGAAACTGCCGCCAGCGAGTGCGCAGGGCAGGGCGACAATGATACGACAAGACAGCAGACCCCGGGACGATGGGCGCGTCACACGGATATTCCTTGGCCTGTTGGCGGGATATTTCCTGCTGCAACTAGGGCTTAGGGTCGTGCTTGGCGGTGCATTCGAACCCGACGAGGCCGAACTTGTGCTTTTGGCCAAGGGGTTCCATTGGGCGATCGGATCGCAGCCGCCGCTTTACGAATGGGGCCAGTCGCTGTTCTTCCGGCTGTTCGGCACCAACACCTTCGCGCTTGTCGCACACAAGAACCTGTGGCTCTTTGCCGCCTATGTGGCGATGTTTGCGGGGCTGCGCCGCATCGTCACACCCGGTGCGGCAGCGATCGGTGCGTTGTCGCTGATCTTCCTGCCGAATTTCGCCTGGGAGGCGCAGCGCAGCAATTCGCATACTGCTGCAATGGCGACGATGGTCTGTGCAACCGTCTGGGCCTTCCTTCGGCTGGACCGGGGGCGGATGGCAGACTGGGTAGTCTTCGGGCTTGTCATCGGCCTGGGCGGGTTGTCGAAGGCCAACTACTGGCTGGTGCCGCCGGCGCTGATACTTGCAGGGTTGACACTGCGCGACTGGCGCGCACGGCTGGCCGACCCGCGGCTGGCCCTCGCACTGCTGCTCGCGGCGGCCATCTGCGCGCCGTCTTATGGACAGATGCTTGCGCAGCCGCAGATGACATTTTCCGACACATGGGAGTTTGCCAAGGGCGGAGCACTGGTGCCTGGGCCGCTATGGGTGACGGGGCTCTTGCGGCTCGGGACTCAGCTTGCGGTGGCGCTGGCCCTGCCCACGATTATCCTTGGCGCGGTTTGCGTCATCCGGCGCCGCCGTCCTTCCACCGGCCCTGACGAGCAGTTGCTGCTGCGCGCCGCGGCCATTGCCGCGGTACTGGCGGCGGTGGCGGTGATGCTGGGAAATGTCGGCTTCGTGCGGGGCCGCTGGCTGATGCCGGTGCTGTTGCTGGCCACCCGGCGATGACGCTGGCAGTGCTGCGGGCGATGCCCGAGGCGAAGCGCGGGCTTGCCATCGCTGGCGCCGTCATCGCGGTGCTGCTGCTTGCGGCGATTGCGGACCTGCGGCTGCGGGGCGCCGGCAGCGACTCGCTGCGGATCGACATGTTGGCGGATATCATCGCTGCCGAGGAGGAGCCGGTGCCGCTGATTGGCGGGCCCCACTACTATACCGGGAATCTCGCCCTGCACCGGCCGGACTGGCGCTACCTGCCGCCCTACCAGACGGACGCGCTTGCCGGGACGGGCGAGGTGCTGCTGGTTGGCACGCCGAACACCCCCGATGCGTTGGCCCGTGCGGTCGCCGAACACGGCCATACCGGCGGGTTGCGCGTGCTGTCGACGCGTGAGGCGCTGCTGTCTTATCGCTTCGAGGAAAACGAGACCCGCAGTGTGACGCTGACACGGTTGGAGCTGCTGCCATGACCGATACCGTAGACCGTGCCACGCGAAGCGTTGTCCTGCTGCTGGCGGGATATTTCCTGCTGCAACTGGCGC belongs to Frigidibacter mobilis and includes:
- a CDS encoding M3 family metallopeptidase; translated protein: MTQDNPLLAPWTGAFDLPPFAAITDDDFAPAFEAGLAEARVRIAEIAGNPEPATFANTIAALELAETTLDRVAGVFYNLAGADSTEAREALQRDLAPKMSAFSSEVTMNRALFARIEDLWQRREGLGLNAEESRVLELYRRMFIRAGAQLQGEAADRMAAVKQRLAVLSTRFSQNVLADERGWSMPLAEADLEGLPDFVIASARAAAEERGQPGHVLTLNRSLIVPFLQFSPRRDLREIAFAAWGARGASGGDTDNRAVAAEILALREERAKLLGYASFAAYKLEPEMAKTPAAVRNLLMQVWAPARARAEADAAILEGMMHADGINGTLEPWDWRFYAEGRRRTEHDLDEAALKPFLSLDAMIGAQFDVANRLFGLEFRPLDTPLYHPDARAWEVTRNGRHMAVFIGDYFARGSKRSGAWCSAMRSQRKLGADVRPVVVNVCNFAKGDPALLSYDDARTLFHEFGHALHQMLSDVTYPLISGTSVARDFVELPSQLYEHWLEVPEVLEKHARHWQTGAPMPRDMLDRLLAAGTYGQGFATVEYVASALVDLAFHEGAAPADPMEMQARVLADLGLPHAIRMRHATPHFTHVFSGDGYSSGYYSYMWSEVMDADAFAAFQEAGDVFDPETAAKLERFILSAGGSQEAEALYTAFRGRLPGVEALLKGRGLLDAA
- a CDS encoding transporter substrate-binding domain-containing protein, translated to MRRLAALAALMLAPTAALADLPDLAGREVVVVTENAYPPLQFLDSSGKAIGWEYDAMDEIAKRLNMTVRYENSSWDAMIPAISEAQYDIGMTGITIRDDRKEMVDFSDPYMRSEMVMMVRGDETRFSDAPGFAADPALLMAAQPGTTPFYVGVYEVLDGDEANPRIKLFETFGAGVAALRSGDVDLVLTDGTSGNGYVAASEGALKLVGTPLGTEDFGFIFPTGSDLVAPVNAAIADMAADGTLEALNTRWFLDFKMGE
- a CDS encoding glycosyltransferase family 39 protein; its protein translation is MLGGAFEPDEAELVLLAKGFHWAIGSQPPLYEWGQSLFFRLFGTNTFALVAHKNLWLFAAYVAMFAGLRRIVTPGAAAIGALSLIFLPNFAWEAQRSNSHTAAMATMVCATVWAFLRLDRGRMADWVVFGLVIGLGGLSKANYWLVPPALILAGLTLRDWRARLADPRLALALLLAAAICAPSYGQMLAQPQMTFSDTWEFAKGGALVPGPLWVTGLLRLGTQLAVALALPTIILGAVCVIRRRRPSTGPDEQLLLRAAAIAAVLAAVAVMLGNVGFVRGRWLMPVLLLATRR
- a CDS encoding amino acid ABC transporter permease; protein product: MLTPRDPAKEFPWWLALVLAAGLWLFWQAFADPAQRQVLQLLWRGIGVTLMVTAVAYLSACVLGLLLALAVLARNRILRQAARLYIEVVRGIPILVLLLYMAFVVVPAAVAGWNWLAAHLGLPPLMTRDVPLLWRAVLALTVAYSAFLAEIFRAGLQSVSPGQIEAAESLGLTRWMRFRMVVFPQAFRVILPPLGNDLVAMVKDSSLVSVLGVADVTQLGKLAAASNFRYFETYNMVALVYLTMTLTLSLLLRRLEARLRKRG
- a CDS encoding cation diffusion facilitator family transporter; amino-acid sequence: MTAKNPMLRLNLSAGLASVTVATVLVLAKLWALSATGALSVAASLADSAMDLMVSVAGLAAMIYAARPPDEDHAFGHSSAEDLVALGQSVFIAVSGIVIGWAAAARLLSDAPAPLGAQAEGIAVMAFSVVLTLGLVVWQRRVARRTRNRVVAADSLHYLGDLLPNIGAILALWASARFGLGQIDSVVALAAGAGMVLGATRIGKGAWDALMDRAADPELVAGIVELTRAWPEVRGFHDLKTRTAGSRVFVHLHIELDGDLTLREAHDIGAGLRRTILLAYPQCDVIIHKDVARG
- a CDS encoding SH3 domain-containing protein → MTMRAGQGFLAMTAVLAALMAPAGAVWAQDGSAALQEAGLEPETITDAEAEALAAGTAPQQGTPEGRGPVTNLPLPRFVSLKASEGNARRGPSLSHRIDWVFRHRDMPLKVTAEFGHWRRVEDRDGAGGWVHYSLISGVRTVVINAESADLRARDSAGAPVLARAMAGVIARLEQCGPDWCKINAGGQRGWVEKSALWGVDPNELVE
- a CDS encoding 2-hydroxyacid dehydrogenase, yielding MSKQKLSVVVTRRLPEVVESRMKDLFDVELNATDTRMTRDELAAAMRRADVLVPTLSDQIDANMLAQAGEKLKLIANFGAGVDHIDVSSARQRGVLVSNTPGVSADDTADMAMALILGVIRRIPEGMAVMQTGRWQGWSPTAFLGGRVGGRRLGILGMGRIGLAVARRAKAFGMQIHYHNRKRLRPEVEAEVDATWWESLDQMLARMDVVSVNCPHTPSTFHLLNARRLKLMKPTAVVVNTSRGEVIDENALTRMLRAGEIAGAGLDVFEHGHEINPRLRELPNVVLVPHMGSATVEGRVEMGEKVIINIKTFADGHRPPDLVVPGLL